The Streptomyces durmitorensis genome contains the following window.
CCAGCGTGCGATGCGCAGCGCCTCGTCGAGATGGCCGCGCGGCATGCCGTGCACGAAGTGGCAGAAGCGCTCGGGCGGATAGTCGGCGGTCCACTCGGCCACCTGTGACCAGCGGTAGTCGCTCCAGGGGCCCGAGAAGGTCACCAACTGGTCGGCGGATTCGGCGTATCCGGGATACGGATGGGTGCCGTGGCCCAGGACGATGTGCGCGTCGTCACAGAGCGCGCGCAGCGTCGTGACCGTCCTGCGCACCTCCGGGAGAGCGGCGCGCTCGGTGGGGCAGCGGTCGAGGGAGAAGCCGTCGACCTGGTACCAGTCGAGGTAGCGGTGGGCGTCGGAGACGAGCTCCCCGAAGCCGCGTGCTCCGTACATCACGTCGAGGTGACCGAGAACACGCACGCCCGCGTTCCGCAGCCGCCCCGCCGCCTCCAGGCAGTGCGGGTCGGGCCGGTCGCCAGGACCCCGGCTCACGTTCAGCACGACCCAGTGCAAAGGGGCACCGGGGCGGGTGAGTTGGGACCATTCGGCGGGGGCGACGAGGGGGTGCGCGAAGCCCGGGATGCCGAAGCCGAGACGTACGTCGGTGTGTGCGGTGCCTGTGGCTGTGCTGGTCAGATGCGGCATGCCGCCTCCATCCAGATGTCGGCGAGTGATTCTTCGAGGTTGATCCGGGGGCGCCAGCCGAGCCGGTCGCGCGCGGTGCGCACGTCGGCCTGCTGCCAGCTGCCGCACCCGTCGGGATAGGGGTAGGCAGCCGGGCTCCCGTGGTCGGATTCGGTGCGGGGGTGCCCGATGGATTGCCTCAGGCCCACTTGGTCGAGCTCGTGCAGCGCCCCGCCGTACCCCGCGACGCGCGCGAGGACGGCCGCCGCGTCACGCAGCCGCACGGCCCGGCCCGCGCCGATGTTCACGATCCCCTGGGCCGCGGAGAGCGAGGCCGCGTGCACGGCGCGCGCCACATCGCGTACGTCGATGAAGTCCCGCTGCACGCCGAGGCCCCCGAGCTTGAGCTCGCCGTCACCGGCCTGCATGGCCCGCCGCATGGCCTCGGCGAGCCGCCCGAGCGGCGATCCGGCCGGGGTGCCGGGGCCCGCGGGAGAGAACACCCGCAGGACGACGGCGTCCAGACCGGACCCGAGGACCAGCTCGGTGGCCGCGAGCTTGCTGACTCCGTACGGTCCGCCGGGCCTGGGCACGGCGTCCTCCGCGGTGGAGGATCCCGGCTGGCTCGGCCCGTACTCGGCGGCGCAGCCCAGCTGCACCAGGCGCGCCCCGCATCCGCTGCGGCGCAGGGCCTCGCAGATCGTGGCGACGGCGACGGTGTTGTGCCGGGTCAGCTCGCGGGCACCGCCGCGGGTGGCCCCCGCGCAGTTGATGACGACTCCCGGGTGCACGGCGTCCAGGAAGCGGGTGAGCGCGCCGGGGCTGCCGCTCGCGAGGTCGAACCGTACGTCCGAGTCGTCACCGCGGCCGAGCGCGGTGAGCTGCACCGCCGGGTCGGCGAGCAGCCGGTCGGCGACGAACCGGCCGAGGTATCCGTTGGCTCCGATCAACAGCACCCTCATCGGGCGGCTCCCGGCTTGGATTCTCGGATGCTGGGGGTGCTCATCTGGCGTTCTCCTTCAGGGGGTTGCCGTAATTCACGGGGTAAGGCCCGCGGTGTCGGCCCCGCGGGAGAGAAAGATTTCGAGTGGCCGCCGACCGCGGCGCGCACGCTCAAGGCGCCCCGTCGGCATGCGCGGACGCCCGGCTGAGCACCCGCGAGGAATGGAGCAGCAGCACGCCCGCGGCGGCGCCGCACGCGACGACGGGCACGACACCGGGCCCCCAGGCCCGGACCGCCCCCTCGACCGGGGCCGCCAGCCACGCGCACCCGGGCAGCCGCCCGGCGAACACCGAGGCGAGCGCAACCGCCTCCGCCGCTCCCGCGGCCCCCAGCATCAGCAGGGGCGCCCGCGTGAATCCGTACGAGGAGAGCAGCCGGGCGAGCAGCAGCAGCGCGCCGAGCGCCCCGGCCCCGGCGGACGCCGGCACCCCATAGGCGGCGCCGGCCCCCATGAGCAGTGCTCCCAGGGCGCACAGGTACAGCGCGACCACGCACACGAGCAACGGCCGGACAGAGGCGGTGAATTCGGTGAGCCCCCGGCTGAGCGAAAGACGCCGCCGTGCCCCTACGGAGAACAGCCGCGCGCACCACAGCGCGGGCGCGACAGCGAGTGAGAGCCCCAGTGCGGCAGCGGTCGACGGCGCCCAGGGGCCGTCGGGCCCGCCCGATACGGCGGCCCGCAGCAGCCCGTCGCCGAAGAGGGCGTACGCGACGAGAAGGCAGGCCCACGCGCGCGTGGCCGGCACGACATGGTGCGCGGACCGCAGCGGGCCGTACCGAAGAGCCACGCGCAGGGCGACGGCCACGGCGAGCGCTCCGCCGAGCCCCACCGCGAGCCGCGCACGCCCCTCGCTCAGCTCCCACCCCACGGCGGCGATCGCGCAGGCCACACCCGGCAGCAGGGCGAACAGCGCCCATCCGGCGGGCACTTCGGGCGCCCCTTGAGAGGGAGGCGTCCCGGGGAGGGCGCGCTCCTCCTCGTCACGCGGCACGCGCGCGTACATCTCCTCGGCGAGCGCGAACACGTCCCGGTGCCTGAACCGCGCCGCGGTCCGGTCGGTCACTCCGTGCGCCTCAAGCCCCGCGGCGATCTCCAGCGGGTCGACGGCACGCTCGCACAGCTCTCGATGCCGGTGCATCAGCGCCTTCACGGGGTCGACGGCTCCGCGCCGCGCGGGCTTGGCCCCCGCTCCGGCGCCACCGCCCGTTGCCGTCCCCGTTGCCGTCACCGTTCCCGTCCCTCGCCAGGCCGCGGGCTCGCGCACCAGTGCCGCGTCGGCCACCAGTTCCTCCGAGCGCACATCCCAGCCGCCGGGGCTCCCCGGAGCCCGTGGCGCGTCCGTCTTCTGCTGCTCGCTCATACGCCCGCCCCCTTCAACCGCTCCGGCAACCGCTCGGGCCCGTCCGCCTCTTGCGCCCAGCTGGGCGCGCCGCCCGGTCCCGAGCCCGCGTCACCGCCGCCCGCGGCGACCGCCCACCGTCCCGGTACGTACGCCTCCGCCGGGTTGCCGAAGGGCACCGGCTCGCCCGCGTCGTCGACCGCCTCCCTGCGCACCGGGCAGTGCGAGACGATCTCCAGGTAGATGCCGCGGAACGCCTCGATGTTCTGCTCCACGGTGAACAGTTCGAGCGCCCGCGCACGCGCCGCAGCCCCGAGCCGCTCGCGCCGCCCGGCGTCGCGCAGCAGCGCCACGCACGCCTCGGCGAGCGCACGCGGATTGCGCGGCGGCACCACGAGCCCGGTGCCGCCGATGACCTCGACGACCGCGCCGACGTCCGTGGAGACCGTCGCGCGCCCGCAGAACATCGCCTCGACCAGGCTGATCGGAAAGCCCTCGACGACGCTCGAAAGGACGACGACGCTCCCCGCGGCATAGGCGTCCTCAAGGTCGGGCACCTCGGGCGCACCGATCTCCTCGAAGGACACGGGGTTGTCCCCGACGGCGTGCGCGCCCTGGGCCTCGTCGGGGAAGAGCTGCGCGGCGAGCGCCTTGCAGTGCGCGAGGTAGGCGGCCGCCTCCGGCCCTTCCGCGGGCGCACCGACGATGCGCAGCAGCGCCTTCGGCTCCTCCTTGCGGACCTCCGCGAAGGCGTGGAGCAGGGAGATCAGGTCCTTCGCGGGCTCGATGCGCCCGACCCAGAGG
Protein-coding sequences here:
- a CDS encoding NAD-dependent epimerase/dehydratase family protein, which translates into the protein MRVLLIGANGYLGRFVADRLLADPAVQLTALGRGDDSDVRFDLASGSPGALTRFLDAVHPGVVINCAGATRGGARELTRHNTVAVATICEALRRSGCGARLVQLGCAAEYGPSQPGSSTAEDAVPRPGGPYGVSKLAATELVLGSGLDAVVLRVFSPAGPGTPAGSPLGRLAEAMRRAMQAGDGELKLGGLGVQRDFIDVRDVARAVHAASLSAAQGIVNIGAGRAVRLRDAAAVLARVAGYGGALHELDQVGLRQSIGHPRTESDHGSPAAYPYPDGCGSWQQADVRTARDRLGWRPRINLEESLADIWMEAACRI
- a CDS encoding spherulation-specific family 4 protein — encoded protein: MPHLTSTATGTAHTDVRLGFGIPGFAHPLVAPAEWSQLTRPGAPLHWVVLNVSRGPGDRPDPHCLEAAGRLRNAGVRVLGHLDVMYGARGFGELVSDAHRYLDWYQVDGFSLDRCPTERAALPEVRRTVTTLRALCDDAHIVLGHGTHPYPGYAESADQLVTFSGPWSDYRWSQVAEWTADYPPERFCHFVHGMPRGHLDEALRIARWQGASTIYFTDRVEGGGADDPWESMPGYWDEIVSRIGTGVSE